A window from Culex pipiens pallens isolate TS chromosome 3, TS_CPP_V2, whole genome shotgun sequence encodes these proteins:
- the LOC120431891 gene encoding probable RNA methyltransferase CG1239 has translation MDQTNQPDCGEQLDEAGSRENVPQNGTSETVKSPTPQKPEVTLKRLGGPLTGQTAKRKKKLFLYGNYDRYYGYRNNREAPKEDVRLPVFIEQRAFIEGKRMLDIGCNNGSLTLLIAEHCRPSSVVGIDIDRNLIGAARNNLAVRQKACDSEALQNVQFRHINYVYADEELLECEKPQYDVIFCLSVTKWIQLNFGDAGVKLAFRRAYRQLHPGGRFVLEPQPWDSYKHRKKLSPEILANFRAIQFRPDAFREYLLGDDVGFREVTELNVSTDGAGSKGFRRPIYVFQK, from the exons ATGGATCAAACAAATCAACCAGATTGTGGAGAGCAACTGGACGAAGCCGGGTCCAGGGAGAATGTCCCACAAAACGGCACCTCGGAAACCGTG AAATCCCCAACACCACAGAAACCGGAAGTGACCCTCAAACGACTAGGCGGACCACTCACGGGCCAAACCGCCAAACGAAAGAAGAAGCTATTCTTGTACGGGAACTACGACCGCTACTACGGTTATCGGAACAACCGCGAGGCGCCCAAGGAGGACGTCCGGCTGCCGGTTTTCATCGAACAGCGCGCATTCATCGAGGGCAAGCGCATGCTGGACATTGGCTGCAACAACGGATCGTTGACGCTGCTCATCGCGGAACATTGCCGGCCGTCGAGCGTGGTCGGAATCGACATCGATCGGAATTTGATCGGAGCCGCGCGGAATAATCTGGCGGTGAGGCAAAAGGCGTGCGACTCGGAAGCGCTTCAAAATGTTCAGTTTCGGCATATAAACTACGTGTACGCGGACGAGGAACTGCTGGAGTGTGAAAAGCCGCAGTATGACGTGATATTCTGCCTGTCCGTGACCAAGTGGATCCAGCTGAACTTTGGCGATGCCGGCGTCAAGTTAGCGTTTCGGCGAGCCTACCGGCAGCTGCACCCGGGTGGTCGATTTGTGTTGGAACCGCAACCCTGGGACAGCTACAAGCATCGGAAGAAGCTGTCGCCGGAGATCTTGGCGAACTTTCGGGCGATACAGTTCCGGCCCGACGCGTTCCGGGAGTATTTATTGGGTGACGATGTTGGCTTCCGGGAGGTGACGGAGTTGAATGTTTCGACGGATGGTGCGGGGAGTAAGGGCTTTCGGAGGCCGATTtacgtttttcaaaagtga